In Thalassospira marina, the following are encoded in one genomic region:
- a CDS encoding class I SAM-dependent methyltransferase, with the protein MMPKLHKYYREASKNYDALRFDDDDEVLSHVRWFVGDRLVEDLELLDVGCGTGRYSAEFSRNGFDVIGLDHSNDQLTEAQSKGVPVQRGQAEELPFAADRFDAVSFIMMLHQLSASQFKTAMAEATRVLRIGGHIWIKTCSLDDLAVRPFTDLFPSTLEINAKRYQKIDELIRVIKRSGAQLKRMETLVNHYEMSGAQIIDRTQARHNTTLFLMKDEEFRAGLEGLKMRYKRNENYQLSHQHTLLEFEVG; encoded by the coding sequence ATGATGCCGAAATTGCATAAGTACTATCGAGAGGCTTCAAAAAACTACGACGCCCTGCGGTTCGACGACGATGACGAAGTATTGAGCCACGTTCGCTGGTTTGTCGGCGACAGGCTCGTTGAAGACTTAGAACTGTTGGACGTGGGTTGCGGTACGGGCAGATACAGCGCGGAATTCTCACGAAATGGCTTTGACGTCATAGGACTCGACCATTCGAACGACCAACTAACCGAGGCGCAATCCAAAGGAGTGCCTGTTCAAAGAGGACAGGCGGAAGAGCTCCCTTTCGCCGCCGACCGTTTTGACGCGGTTTCTTTTATAATGATGCTTCACCAATTGAGTGCAAGTCAGTTTAAAACAGCTATGGCTGAAGCCACGCGAGTACTGCGGATTGGCGGGCACATTTGGATTAAAACTTGTTCGCTTGACGATCTCGCAGTGCGTCCATTTACGGACCTATTTCCCTCGACGCTGGAAATAAATGCTAAACGCTATCAAAAGATCGACGAACTCATTCGGGTCATAAAAAGAAGCGGAGCCCAACTAAAAAGAATGGAGACATTAGTCAATCACTATGAGATGAGCGGCGCGCAGATTATTGACAGAACGCAGGCGCGTCACAACACGACGCTATTTTTGATGAAAGATGAGGAATTCCGCGCTGGTTTAGAAGGGCTCAAGATGCGTTACAAGCGCAATGAGAACTACCAGCTTTCTCACCAGCACACGCTGTTGGAGTTTGAGGTTGGATAA